Within the Streptomyces vilmorinianum genome, the region GCTGATGCTCCTGGCGAAGGACAACGAGACGTTCCCTGACTGGCGCGAGGCGATCACCGGCGAGCTGACGGCCGAGGTCATGGACTCCGACGAGCACGGCCTGCGGCTGTGCGTGACCGAAGCGGCGCACATCGCCGCACGCATCGACGACTTCGTGGGCGAAGGGTGCTGACGTGAACGGCAGGGACCAGCAGGGCACCAACCCCTTCGAGAACGAGTCGGGCGTCTACCGCGTCCTGACCAACGCGGCCGGCGAGCACTCGCTGTGGCCGGACTTCGTCCCCGTCCCCGACGGCTGGGACACCGCCTTCGGCCCCGACGTCCGGGCCGCCTGCCTCGGCTACGTCGAGGAGCACTGGACGGCGCTCGCCCCCGCCGGTTCTCAGGGACAGG harbors:
- a CDS encoding MbtH family protein encodes the protein MNGRDQQGTNPFENESGVYRVLTNAAGEHSLWPDFVPVPDGWDTAFGPDVRAACLGYVEEHWTALAPAGSQGQDPRS